The proteins below are encoded in one region of Pelecanus crispus isolate bPelCri1 chromosome 4, bPelCri1.pri, whole genome shotgun sequence:
- the TMA16 gene encoding LOW QUALITY PROTEIN: translation machinery-associated protein 16 (The sequence of the model RefSeq protein was modified relative to this genomic sequence to represent the inferred CDS: inserted 2 bases in 1 codon), with product MPKLRKTQGGKQEKKVIHPYSRKAAQLAKEAHKQEKKEKLKTDKALRLSIIGEKLQWFQSHLDPSKIEYTKKEAGELIENYMCRFNAELEQIELQNSIKGRQGRQHGSRETVIKQTIERERQLYEGYGIEIPDIMNRKHLKFFREWDGDLRKLPNIKMKKLSARDAAGSNPEVADVEAKEELNKAEEVXPNEHRLSQELKQLKEIVANLF from the exons aagagaaaaaagttaTCCATCCTTACAGCCGAAAAGCTGCACAGCTTGCAAAGGAAGcacacaaacaagaaaagaaagaaaa GTTGAAGACTGACAAAGCTTTGCGTTTGAGTATCATTG GAGAAAAACTGCAATGGTTTCAAAGTCACCTTGACCCCAGTAAAATTGAGTACACAAAGAAGGAAGCTGGCGAGCTCATTGAAAA TTATATGTGTCGATTCAATGCTGAATTGGAGCAGATTGAATTACAAAACAGTATTAAAGGTAGACAAGGAAGGCAGCATGGTTCACGGGAAACTGTCATCAAGCAGACCATAGAACGTGAAAGACAACTCTATGAAGGCTATGGAATAG AAATTCCAGACATTATGAACAGAAAGCATCTTAAATTTTTCAG agaATGGGATGGTGATCTGAGGAAACTGCCaaacatcaaaatgaaaaagctgtcAGCTAGGGATGCTGCTGGCAGTAACCCTGAGGTGGCAGATGTGGAAGCTAAAGAAGAATTGAATAAAGCAGAAGAGGT GCCTAATGAGCATCGGCTGAGTCAAGAGCTGAAACAGCTGAAGGAAATTGTAGCAAACCTGTTTTAA